A genomic segment from Aspergillus puulaauensis MK2 DNA, chromosome 1, nearly complete sequence encodes:
- a CDS encoding lytic polysaccharide monooxygenase (CAZy:AA16;~COG:S;~EggNog:ENOG410PP2H;~InterPro:IPR004302;~PFAM:PF03067;~SECRETED:SignalP(1-19)), with protein sequence MKQATSILAAAGLISLANAHGYITTPKPRLPGTAMSSACGEQIYNNQKSDRAGNVQGELQIGAGQEDYDEEACHIWLCKGYQFDDNKENVQQYSAGQTIDFVVDIIAPHTGVANVSVVDTSSNSVIGEPLKSWAKNYASTETGITEDDTNFSVTIPENLDSKCSEAGACVLQWYWFAESIDQTYESCVDFTVGGSGSGSGSSGSGSSSSSSSGSGASTTSAPAQTQSAVNKEVSDVPTTLSTATRPAETATGTAQATAVPTAGSSDEQVNWLSSIFKAVTSRE encoded by the coding sequence atgaagcAAGCAACCTCCATCCTGGCCGCCGCCGGCCTGATCTCCCTCGCCAACGCCCATGGCTACATCACCACCCCCAAGCCCCGTTTGCCTGGCACCGCCATGTCTTCTGCCTGCGGTGAACAAATCTACAACAACCAGAAATCTGACCGCGCCGGTAACGTCCAGGGCGAGCTCCAAATCGGCGCCGGCCAGGAAGActacgacgaggaggcctgCCACATCTGGCTGTGCAAGGGCTACCAGTTCGATGACAACAAGGAGAACGTCCAGCAATACAGCGCCGGTCAGACCATCGACTTCgtcgtcgacatcatcgccccGCACACCGGTGTCGCCAACGTCTCGGTTGTCGACACCTCGTCGAACTCGGTTATTGGCGAGCCGCTCAAGAGCTGGGCTAAGAACTACGCTTCGACCGAGACTGGTATTACCGAGGACGACACCAACTTCAGCGTCACCATCCCTGAGAACCTTGACAGCAAGTGCTCTGAGGCCGGTGCCTGTGTGCTCCAGTGGTACTGGTTCGCTGAGAGCATCGACCAGACCTACGAGTCTTGCGTCGACTTTACTGtcggtggcagtggcagtggtagCGGATCTAGCGGCagcggaagcagcagcagcagctcttctggctctggtgccTCTACCACCTCAGCTCCCGCTCAGACCCAGTCCGCCGTTAACAAGGAGGTCTCCGACGTCCCTACAACCCTGAGCACCGCTACTCGTCCCGCCGAGACCGCCACCGGAACCGCTCAGGCGACCGCTGTCCCCACGGCCGGTTCCTCGGATGAGCAGGTGAACTGGCTCTCCAGCATCTTCAAGGCTGTTACCTCGCGCGAGTAA
- a CDS encoding VHS and GAT domain-containing protein (COG:S;~EggNog:ENOG410PMM1;~InterPro:IPR004152,IPR008942;~PFAM:PF03127;~go_process: GO:0006886 - intracellular protein transport [Evidence IEA]), with amino-acid sequence MKRFLSTINKQRPGAGPSGDAPTYAEDSPESIVLREVNAFCQEGQGPNQPQGEEFVHLPGIVESAESSPNAAREAAHLLRKLLSSPNSTAANIQYNAVMLIRILIDNPGHTFTRNLDAKFTATIKELLRTEKDMGVQQFVRETLDAMESQRQWDEDLKLLVEMWQKEKLKMNKAYNNSKGNRSSTWRRTPSRQNSDTNNNVVIPERTDSLPQPAELVSRVSEAKTSAKLLTQFVQSTPPAEMLSNDLIQEFSGRCRRASRAVQNYIHATNPPPDEDTLLTLIETNDELSVALSKHQRAMLQARKALGQQTPPTESAAQSPSDSDNQYPNANARPVPPPPVPERSRTPPQFEPISPVSPELTHQPSTARTEVTDISSISGTTGAPAPTGRYEYRSEDYQVQNPFADNYSIPPTMPAHSEESDIDRADERNRWNGAQQPAQQHQQHI; translated from the exons ATGAAGCGTTTCCTCAGcaccatcaacaagcagCGTCCGGGCGCCG GCCCCTCGGGCGACGCCCCTACATACGCCGAAGACTCGCCGGAGAGCATTGTCCTCAGAGAAGTG AATGCTTTTTGCCAGGAGGGTCAAGGTCCAAACCAGCCG CAAGGAGAAGAGTTCGTCCATCTGCCTGGTATCGTCGAGAGTGCCGAGTCCAGCCCCAATGCCGCGCGCGAAGccgcccatctcctccgGAAACTGCTGTCGTCGCCGAACTCGACGGCCGCCAATATTCAGTACAATGCGGTGATGCTGATTCGCATCCTGATTGATAACCCTGGTCATACCTTTACGCGGAACTTGGATGCTAAGTTTACTGCGACGATCAAGGAACTCCTTCGTACAGAGAAGGATATGGGTGTGCAGCAGTTTGTCCGCGAGACTCTCGATGCTATGGAATCGCAGCGCCAGTGGGATGAGGATCTCAAACTGCTTGTAGAGATGtggcagaaggagaagcttaAGATGAACAAAGCTTACAATAACTCAAAG GGTAATCGATCAAGCACTTGGCGACGGACCCCTTCGCGCCAGAACTCGGATACTAATAATAACGTGGTTATCCCCGAACGTACCGATAGCTTGCCGCAGCCCGCCGAGCTTGTTTCTCGTGTTTCCGAGGCGAAGACTTCGGCGAAGCTGCTAACGCAGTTCGTCCAATCGACGCCACCGGCCGAGATGCTCTCCAACGACCTCATCCAGGAATTCTCCGGTCGGTGTCGAAGAGCATCCCGCGCTGTGCAGAACTATATCCATGCGACAAATCCTCCTCCCGATGAGGATACTCTGCTGACGCTGATTGAGACGAACGACGAACTGTCCGTGGCGCTCTCCAAGCACCAGCGCGCTATGCTGCAGGCGCGAAAAGCACTCGGTCAACAAACGCCGCCAACTGAGTCGGCTGCGCAGTCGCCGTCGGACTCAGACAATCAATACCCGAATGCAAACGCACGCCCtgttcctccgcctcccgtGCCAGAGCGGTCTCGAACGCCTCCCCAGTTTGAGCCGATATCGCCAGTGTCTCCTGAGCTTACCCACCAGCCATCTACTGCGAGGACCGAGGTGACGGATATCTCATCGATTAGTGGTACTACGGGGGCGCCTGCACCAACCGGTCGGTATGAATATCGGTCGGAGGATTACCAGGTGCAAAACCCGTTTGCAGACAACTACAGTATCCCTCCAACCATGCCGGCACACTCCGAAGAGAGTGATATTGATCGGGCGGACGAGCGAAACCGATGGAATGGGGCCCAGCAGCCGGcccaacagcaccagcagcacatTTAG
- the rpl17 gene encoding 60S ribosomal uL22 domain-containing protein (COG:J;~EggNog:ENOG410PKT5;~InterPro:IPR036394,IPR001063,IPR005721,IPR018260;~PFAM:PF00237;~go_component: GO:0005840 - ribosome [Evidence IEA];~go_component: GO:0015934 - large ribosomal subunit [Evidence IEA];~go_function: GO:0003735 - structural constituent of ribosome [Evidence IEA];~go_process: GO:0006412 - translation [Evidence IEA]), translated as MPRAKSAPQRATLAISKVRRPTDQKATIFSPDIEDHPGNHIKMVRYAAQDIPAAKSARARGSYLRVSFKNTRETAQAINGMKLQRALTFLDNVKNKAEVVPFRRFASSTGRNAQTKQWGVARGRWPIKSAEFLVDLLKNAEANADTKGLDTGNLVVKHIQVNQAPKGRRRTYRAHGRINPYMTNPCHIELILTEGEEEVQKASAVERKAHLSSRQRGTQIRRAITEA; from the exons ATGCCAAGAGCGAAATCCGCACCACAACGAGCGACTCTCGCGATCTCCAAAGTTCGACGGCCGACCGACCAAAAAGCGACAATCTTCTCTCCCGACATCGAGGACCACCCCGGCAACCACATCAAAATG GTCCGTTACGCTGCTCAGGATATTCCGGCCGCTAAGAGCGCCCGCGCCCGGGGCTCTTACCTGCGTGTCAGCTTCAAGAACACCCGCGAGACCGCCCAGGCCATCAACGGCATGAAGCTGCAGCGCGCTCTTACCTTCCTCGACAACgtcaagaacaaggccgAGGTTGTTCCCTTCCGACGATTCGCTAGCAGCACTGGCCGCAACGCCCAGA CTAAGCAGTGGGGTGTCGCTCGTGGCCGCTGGCCCATCAAGTCGGCTgagttcctcgtcgacctcctcaagAACGCCGAGGCCAACGCCGACACCAAGGGTCTCGACACCGGCAACCTTGTCGTCAAGCACATCCAGGTCAACCAGGCTCCCAAGGGCCGCAGACGTACCTACCGTGCTCACGGTCGT ATCAACCCCTACATGACCAACCCCTGCCACATCGAGCTCATCCTTaccgagggtgaggaggaagtcCAGAAGGCTTCCGCTGTTGAGCGCAAGGCCCACCTCAGCTCTCGGCAGCGTGGTACTCAGATCCGCCGTGCCATCACTGAGGCGTAA
- a CDS encoding NAD(P)-dependent alcohol dehydrogenase (COG:Q;~EggNog:ENOG410PIJ6;~InterPro:IPR013154,IPR013149,IPR002328,IPR036291, IPR011032;~PFAM:PF00107,PF08240;~go_function: GO:0008270 - zinc ion binding [Evidence IEA];~go_function: GO:0016491 - oxidoreductase activity [Evidence IEA];~go_process: GO:0055114 - oxidation-reduction process [Evidence IEA]), whose translation MASCQALVLHGAKDLRLESKPVATPNGAEVQVAVRATGLCGSDLHYYNHGRNGDFVVREPYCLGHESSGVVTAVGPNVQSLKVGDRVALEVGLPCRKCPLCLSNRYNLCPEMRFRSSAKIYPHLDGTLMELTTHPEDMCHKLPESVSFAGGALLEPLAVCLHAIRRSNPPPKSSLPPNYNSTALIFGAGAIGLLLAAALSAQDAFAHIVVADIDASRLKIASGLSLPNLSTFLIPKPANPPPRDAPHADQTAFALSTAQSTAASLKASIQSIDPSALGFTRVYDCTGVPACVQAGIFAASPGAVLVQIGMGNPVQTVPVGAAALREVDIIGVFRYDGHAYPAAIELMASGKMDVVEKKVVTHKVALADGKRAFELAGAGVDEAGEPVVKVVIES comes from the exons ATGGCCTCCTGTCAAgccctcgtcctccacgGCGCCAAAGACCTCCGCCTG GAATCCAAACCAGTCGCCACCCCCAATGGCGCTGAAGTGCAAGTCGCCGTTCGAGCAACCGGTCTCTGCGGCTCAGACTTGCACTACTACAACCACGGCCGCAATGGCGACTTCGTAGTGCGCGAGCCCTACTGCCTGGGCCACGAGTCCTCCGGTGTCGTCACAGCCGTTGGGCCCAACGTACAAAGCCTCAAAGTCGGCGACCGCGTCGCCCTCGAAGTCGGGCTACCCTGCCGCAAATGCCCTCTCTGCCTCTCCAACCGCTACAACCTCTGCCCAGAGATGCGCTTCCGCTCCTCTGCAAAGATCTACCCCCATCTCGATGGCACCCTCATGGAACTCACCACCCACCCTGAAGACATGTGCCACAAGCTCCCCGAGTCCGTTTCTTTCGCCGGCGGCGCCCTCCTTGAACCCCTCGCGGTCTGCCTCCACGCCATCCGCCGCTCAAACCCACCTCCCAAATCCTCCCTCCCACCAAACTACAACAGCACAGCCCTAAtcttcggcgccggcgcaatcggcctcctcctcgccgccgccctcagCGCCCAAGACGCCTTCGCCCACATCGTCGTCGCAGACATCGACGCCTCCCGCCTAAAGATCGCCTCCGGCCTCTCCCTGCCTAACCTCTCCaccttcctcatccccaaACCCGCCAACCCTCCCCCGCGCGACGCACCACACGCAGACCAAACCGCCTTCGCCCTCTCAACCGCACAatccaccgccgcctccctCAAGGCCTCCATCCAATCCATCGACCCGTCCGCCCTCGGCTTCACCCGCGTCTACGACTGCACCGGCGTCCCTGCCTGCGTGCAAGCCGGGATCTTCGCCGCCTCGCCCGGCGCCGTCCTCGTGCAAATCGGCATGGGCAACCCCGTGCAGACGGTGCCTGTTGGCGCGGCCGCGCTGCGCGAGGTCGATATCATCGGAGTCTTCCGGTACGATGGGCATGCGTACCCGGCGGCCATTGAGCTGATGGCTAGTGGGAAaatggatgttgttgagaagaaggttgtgACGCATAAGGTTGCGCTGGCGGATGGGAAGAGGGCGTTTGAGTTGGCGGGcgctggtgttgatgaggctGGCGAGCCGGTTGTTAAGGTTGTTATTGAGAGTTAG
- a CDS encoding D-mandelate dehydrogenase-like dehydrogenase (COG:C;~EggNog:ENOG410PFMM;~InterPro:IPR006140,IPR036291,IPR006139,IPR029753, IPR029752;~PFAM:PF00389,PF02826;~go_function: GO:0016616 - oxidoreductase activity, acting on the CH-OH group of donors, NAD or NADP as acceptor [Evidence IEA];~go_function: GO:0051287 - NAD binding [Evidence IEA];~go_process: GO:0055114 - oxidation-reduction process [Evidence IEA]) — MPAALLIGEITHARKEWEGLSSILTLKEFPSGTREDFIRNLKDGKYDDLVALYRSNASTKFTGPFDKEVISLLPKSLKYICHNGAGYDNIDIPACSEKGISVSSTPVAVNDATADVGIFLMIGALRQAYVPLTAIREGNWQGQTTLGHDPKGKVLGILGMGGIGREMASRARAFGMTIQYHNRSRLSPELENGAKYVSFDDLLATSDVLSLNLALNASTRHIIAEKEFQKMKNGIVIVNTARGALIDEKALVAALESGKVTSAGLDVYEKEPIVELGLLNNPRVMLLPHIGTMTYETQKEMEILVLDNLRSAVEKGELITQVPEQKK; from the exons ATGCCTGCTGCTCTGCTCATCGGCGAGATCACCCACGCCAGAAAGGAATGGGAGGGTCTCTCGTCCATTCTGACGCTCAAG GAATTCCCCTCCGGGACTAGGGAGGACTTTATCCGCAACCTCAAGGACGGAAAATACGACGATCTGGTGGCGCTCTACCGATCCAACGCTTCTACAAAG TTCACTGGTCCTTTTGATAAAGAAGTGATTTCGCTCCTGCCTAAGTCGCTGAAATATATCTGCCACAATGGAGCCGGGTACGACAATATCGATATCCCCGCTTGCTCAGAGAAGG GCATCTCCGTCTCCAGTACTCCAGTCGCCGTCAACGATGCAACCGCAGATGTCGGCATCTTCCTCATGATCGGAGCTCTGCGACAGGCTTACGTGCCGTTGACTGCGATTCGAGAGG GCAACTGGCAGGGCCAGACAACGCTCGGCCATGACCCCAAGGGCAAGGTGCTTGGAATCCTGGGCATGGGAGGCATTGGTCGC GAAATGGCAAGCCGTGCCCGAGCCTTCGGAATGACGATCCAGTATCACAACCGGTCACGACTAAGCCCTGAGCTCGAGAACGGTGCTAAATACGTCTCGTTTGACGATCTGCTGGCTACTTCCGACGTGCTGAGTCTGAACCTGGCCCTCAATGCGTCTACCCGCCATATCATTGCCGAGAAGGAGttccagaagatgaagaatgGTATTGTGATCGTGAACACCGCTCGAGGTGCGCTGATTGATGAGAAGGCGTTGGTCGCCGCGTTGGAGTCTGGCAAG GTCACGTCTGCTGGTCTCGATGTATATGAGAAGGAGCCGATTGTAGAGCTCGGcctgctcaacaaccctcgaGTAATGCTCCTCCCGCACATTGGCACGATGACTTATGAGAcgcagaaggagatggagatttTGGTGTTGGATAACTTGCGATCGGCGGTAGAAAAGGGCGAGCTGATCACGCAAGTTCCGGAGCAGAAGAAATAA
- a CDS encoding SDR family NAD(P)-dependent oxidoreductase (COG:Q;~EggNog:ENOG410PNBN;~InterPro:IPR002347,IPR036291,IPR020904;~PFAM:PF00106,PF13561,PF08659,PF01370;~go_function: GO:0016491 - oxidoreductase activity [Evidence IEA];~go_process: GO:0055114 - oxidation-reduction process [Evidence IEA]), whose protein sequence is MRGIRSYSDPRGNPIPSSTKDGPIYLCTGVKTSFYPNSQSAFWCPLPVIMAQLNEIRGRLALITGASGGIGAACARQFAEKGVHLALTYSSNLTAINTLTEELKAASPDLRISTHQVDVGSAEQIQDMFLQIDKEHGQRPDILVSNAGYGKRVPQIWDITLEEFDYTINVNLRASFILAKGVVEHMRNQRWGRIIFMSSIAGYGGGINGCHYASSKGGMTGMMKNLSTRLAEFNISVNDVAPAMIGDTGMIPNAQAIPEVAAGIPLGRLGVPEEVANVVTMLATTGYMTGQSLLLAGGLK, encoded by the exons ATGCGGGGCATCAGGAGTTACTCCGATCCGAGGGGAAATCCGATCCCCTCATCTACAAAGGACGGACCCATATATCTTTGCACTGGAGTCAAAACATCGTTCTACCCCAATTCACAAAGTGCATTTTGGTGTCCATTACCGGTAATAATGGCGCAACTGAATGAAATCCGCGGCCGACTGGCCCTCATCACCGGGGCCTCCGGAGG AATCGGGGCAGCCTGTGCGCGCCAGTTCGCAGAGAAAGGAGTTCATCTTGCATTAACATACTCCAGCAACCTTACCGCAATAAACACCTTAACCGAAGAACTCAAGGCAGCCTCCCCGGACCTCCGGATCTCCACCCACCAAGTCGATGTCGGATCCGCAGAACAAATCCAGGATATGTTCTTGCAAATCGACAAGGAACATGGTCAGCGCCCAGATATCCTTGTATCAAATGCCGGGTATGGCAAGCGTGTCCCGCAGATATGGGACATCACGCTCGAGGAATTCGATTACACAATTAACGTCAACCTCCGGGCGTCATTCATCTTAGCTAAGGGCGTCGTTGAACATATGAGGAATCAGCGCTGGGGCCGGATTATTTTTATGTCTTCGATCGCGGGGTATGGTGGTGGTATTAATGGATGCC ACTACGCCTCATCCAAAGGCGGCATGACAGGCATGATGAAGAATCTCTCAACCCGCTTAGCAGAGTTCAACATTAGTGTTAACGACGTTGCACCGGCTATGATCGGGGACACGGGGATGATCCCCAATGCACAAGCGATCCCTGAGGTTGCAGCAGGCATTCCTCTTGGTCGGCTGGGTGTCCCCGAAGAGGTTGCTAATGTTGTAACCATGCTAGCTACGACGGGGTACATGACAGGGCAGAGTTTGTTGCTGGCTGGGGGCTTGAAGTAG
- the exgO gene encoding exo-beta-1,3-glucanase Exg0 (CAZy:GH55;~COG:G;~EggNog:ENOG410PK13;~InterPro:IPR012334,IPR011050,IPR024535;~PFAM:PF12708;~SECRETED:SignalP(1-18)), translating into MRLTSIFLLLTGSAWVGASPVASNDNGLIARQSSSDYWIDNVKHQGAVAFGNTGDYQVYRNVKEFGAVGDGTTDDTAAINKAIASGSRCGKGCDSSTTKPAVVYFPPGTYLVSKPVVQYYYTQMIGDAISLPVLKASADFTGMAVVDADPYEDDGSNWYTNQNNFFRAIRNFVVDLTAMPQGSGAGIHWQVGQATSLQNIRFEMVKGGGEANKQQGIFMDNGSGGFMTDMTFNGGNYGMFAGNQQFTSRNLTFNDCNTGVYMNWNWAWTFKSITFNKCELGLNMSNSPSNQTVGSVLLLDSDFVDTPTGVATAWNKESIPVGAGTLVLDNVDFSGSKIGVASVDGSEIVAGGKVVENWVQGSVYRPGQSASKRSIQAQAQPAEEEEVVTETIIETVYECGSTTVAAPPATSTESRTDNVETTGAPLPVPSGGQGGSQTEAGASTAVTTEPAAPATTGDSTAAGTSEVVPSGTTESTPASSGSSHGSNDSSGSSGSSGNSGQCAAKEVTKTRVQTAVPINKPKALLNSDSGKVFERSKPLYEGYAASSFVSVKSAGAKGDGKTDDTAAIQKIFDSATKDQVVFFDHGAYVLTDTVKVPKNIKIVGEVWPVLMANGEKFSDEKNPIPLLQVGKAGDTGAVEISDITLVTKGPAPGAILMEWNIAEETPGSVGMWDVHFRVGGSAGTELQSDKCSKTPKTDTTPNKECIGSFMLLHVTEKSTAYLENVWSWTADHELDIDDHNQINIYNGRGILVESKGPVWMYGTAAEHNQLYNYQVNNAENIFMGLIQTETPYFQANPDALVPFTPQESWNDPDFSTCTTEACKKAWGLRVTNSSNVYVYGAGLYSFFENYGQTCLDGSCQENMVQVDCSDVHIFGLSTIASTNMIASSDGKSLVPQEGNESTYCSTIALFEQSSQA; encoded by the exons ATGCGTCTCACCAGCATCTTTTTACTCTTAACCGGGTCCGCTTGGGTTGGAGCCAGTCCTGTCGCTTCAAACGACAACGGTTTAATCGCCAGACAGTCCAGTTCCGACTACTGGATTGACAATGTCAAACACCAAGGCGCCGTAGCTTTTGGGAACACTGGCGACTACCAAGTATACCGAAATGTGAAGGAGTTCGGCGCTGTTG GTGATGGCACGACGGACGACACTGCTGCCATCAACAAGGCTATCGCTTCGGGGTCTCGCTGCGGTAAGGGCTGCGACTCGTCTACCACCAAGCCAGCCGTGGTCTACTTCCCTCCTGGTACCTACTTGGTCTCCAAGCCCGTCGTCCAATATTACTACACTCAGATGATTGGTGATGCTATCAGCCTCCCTGTTCTCAAGGCCTCCGCAGATTTCACCGGTATGGCTGTCGTCGATGCCGACCCATATGAGGACGACGGCTCCAACTGGTACACCAACCAGAACAACTTCTTCCGCGCAATTCGCAACTTTGTCGTTGATCTCACTGCTATGCCTCAAGGATCCGGTGCCGGTATCCACTGGCAAGTGGGCCAGGCTACTAGCTTGCAGAACATCCGCTTCGAGATGGTCAAGGGTGGCGGCGAAGCCAACAAGCAGCAGGGTATCTTCATGGACAACGGCTCTGGAGGTTTCATGACCGACATGACCTTCAACGGTGGAAACTATGGTATGTTTGCTGGTAACCAGCAGTTCACCAGCCGCAACTTGACATTTAACGACTGTAACACCGGTGTCTACATGAACTGGAACTGGGCCTGGACCTTCAAGTCCATTACCTTCAACAAGTGCGAGCTCGGTCTGAACATGTCGAACTCTCCTTCCAACCAGACTGTTGGTTCCGTTTTGCTACTCGACTCTGACTTTGTCGACACTCCCACCGGTGTTGCCACTGCCTGGAATAAAGAAAGCATccctgttggtgctggtacTCTGGTCCTGGACAATGTGGACTTCAGCGGCTCTAAGATCGGTGTTGCATCTGTCGACGGCAGCGAAATTGTTGCAGGTGGTAAGGTTGTGGAGAACTGGGTTCAGGGCAGTGTCTACCGGCCAGGACAGAGTGCTAGCAAGAGATCCATCCAGGCGCAGGCCCAGcctgcagaggaagaagaggtggTGACAGAGACCATCATTGAAACCGTCTACGAATGCGGCTCTACTACTGTTGCGGCGCCTCCTGCGACGAGCACGGAATCGCGCACGGACAACGTGGAGACTACTGGTGCACCTCTTCCAGTGCCCTCGGGTGGCCAGGGCGGCTCGCAGACCGAGGCTGGTGCTTCTACTGCTGTCACTACTGAACCCGCCGCTCCAGCAACCACCGGGGATAGCACTGCGGCCGGCACCTCTGAAGTCGTTCCCTCTGGCACTACTGaatcaaccccagcatcaTCTGGATCTAGTCATGGATCTAACGATTCCAGCGGCTccagcggcagcagcggcaactCAGGCCAGTGCGCAGCCAAGGAAGTCACCAAGACTCGTGTTCAGACTGCAGTCCCAATCAACAAGCCCAAGGCGCTCctcaacagcgacagcggcaAGGTCTTTGAACGCTCCAAGCCTCTGTACGAAGGTTACGCCGCTTCGTCATTTGTCAGCGTCAAGTCCGCTGGCGCCAAGGGTGATGGCAAGACTGATGACACCGCTGCTATCCAAAAGATCTTCGACAGCGCCACCAAGGACCAGGTCGTTTTCTTCGACCACGGTGCCTACGTCCTCACTGACACCGTCAAGGTccccaagaacatcaagatCGTTGGTGAAGTCTGGCCCGTCCTCATGGCCAACGGCGAAAAGTTCTCCGACGAGAAGAACCCCATTCCTCTCCTTCAGGTCGGCAAAGCTGGCGACACTGGCGCCGTGGAAATCAGCGACATCACCCTTGTGACCAAGGGCCCCGCCCCTGGCGCCATTCTGATGGAGTGGAACATTGCTGAGGAGACCCCTGGCTCCGTTGGAATGTGGGATGTCCACTTCCGTGTCGGTGGCTCCGCAGGCACTGAGCTTCAATCCGACAAGTGCTCCAAGACACCCAAGACCGATACTACCCCTAACAAGGAATGTATTGGTTCCTTCATGCTTCTCCACGTCACTGAGAAGTCTACCGCATACCTCGAGAACGTTTGGTCCTGGACTGCCGACCACGAGCTCGACATCGATGACCACAACCAGATCAACATCTACAACGGCCGCGGAATCCTCGTCGAATCCAAGGGGCCCGTCTGGATGTACGGTACCGCCGCCGAGCACAACCAGCTCTACAACTACCAGGTCAACAATGCCGAGAACATATTCATGGGTCTGATCCAGACCGAAACTCCTTACTTCCAGGCCAACCCCGATGCCCTCGTACCCTTCACCCCTCAAGAATCATGGAATGACCCCGACTTCTCCACCTGCACCACCGAAGCCTGCAAGAAGGCCTGGGGTCTGCGCGTgaccaactcctccaacgtCTACGTCTACGGCGCCGGCCTGTACAGTTTCTTCGAGAACTACGGCCAGACATGTCTCGACGGCTCGTGCCAGGAGAACATGGTCCAGGTTGACTGCTCGGACGTGCACATCTTTGGCCTCAGCACCATCGCCTCGACGAACATGATCGCCTCGTCCGATGGCAAGAGTCTAGTCCCGCAAGAGGGCAACGAGAGCACATACTGCTCGACGATTGCGTTGTTCGAGCAGTCATCACAGGCATGA